A single Candidatus Eisenbacteria bacterium DNA region contains:
- a CDS encoding S8 family serine peptidase, with translation MSFPRMWTRVLGLVASYAALAVSPAGAGWLWDQDQDKIDDRIQAVEAQGPVAAHAGNALSGRLRFALLETTAPYVYGVYVGYDHHPTDADVAALQALGVPVQVRYRYIDYVRSRMTLAQARQVAALAGVTRVETIPIMYAVNDVATRALRARESGNTLFPSVWKHLGATGKGIVVAILDTGVNDEADPTTGYPGHESLRNKWVGGGNFYSGNPQLNTPIDESINPRHELDPEATYHGTHVAGTALGSGGPNGMLNGTEPGFNAGLAPDARLVDCKALSDAGVGYGSADALEWLIYHKFDTWGLTGADAVYRGIDVANLSLGGLDPSDGSDADCAAVNAAHKAGIVVCVASGNDGNTSYMPSPAAADFALTVGSFADDNTITRLDDYVADYSNEGPRLADSDADHLDEMKPNVMGSGTGINSALGDPTTDGNEYHHINGTSMATPTIAGVAALVLSANPTLSTDQVRQLIMDTADHRRDRGQQPPSAADPFGIDPNYHPSWGWGQVDAYAAVKEAQNASSTQMIRMQVIPQRGPDGFQVSWVSQREIGLSRWELDRAPDQSGVPGAWTLQHTIPVGSPSGQIHGAANRHDYAYTDLDAGLSASSDYWYRVRWVDVNGASHAEPPMKARIMDSPVVARVQYSWTHNYSDGDLYVRFGSGTNTQAPAWFRQGLGAQSADSVKMGTGSPFLGTAQHFFHVDLTQDDVVGGYLPPGAANPWFLSVKEGGYLNTKGYVNAFSVTVWNGASSTTYTAPNPITSTIEGQETVFWIPLDPITSPNHAPVLAPIGARTVGEGLTLTFFASANDADGQPLTYSAATLPQGATFNPTTRQFSWTPSFGAMGSYTVRFSVQDNGLPTPASDFEDVPITVFDRNPNDNLPPTLDPQTDRQGVAGEGMSFRLTGHDPEGAALTFSATSLPSGALLDPSTGLFAWTPEASQVGIHQLTFRATDSGSLFDEESVFLVVSDRGAAAPPPQACTVGQTFTQYGVVNQGIDPISVSYSYQSFAVGRNVGSAVGRLSWFGGSTRDLDFTLLDSDSNAVGGSASLANPEVIHTGELTPGIYIWRVMAFTNPDTCHYSITTELCTSPITTGVHEPSGLSFALSPAAPNPFRTATAIGFSLPKAGDVALRVYDVAGRLVRTLQNGALAAGRHVRVWDGRTNAGASASPGVYFSRLESGGRVQSHRVVMLR, from the coding sequence ATGTCGTTTCCGCGGATGTGGACTCGTGTTCTCGGCCTCGTGGCTTCCTATGCCGCGCTGGCGGTGTCGCCTGCGGGAGCCGGATGGTTGTGGGACCAGGACCAGGACAAGATCGACGACCGGATCCAGGCCGTCGAAGCTCAGGGCCCGGTGGCAGCCCATGCCGGCAACGCGCTTTCGGGAAGGCTGCGCTTCGCGCTGCTCGAGACCACCGCGCCCTACGTCTATGGCGTGTACGTGGGATACGACCACCATCCCACGGACGCCGACGTCGCAGCCCTGCAGGCGCTCGGCGTTCCGGTGCAGGTCCGGTATCGCTACATCGACTACGTGCGCTCGCGCATGACGCTGGCGCAGGCGCGCCAGGTGGCGGCGCTCGCCGGTGTGACCCGGGTCGAGACCATTCCGATCATGTACGCGGTGAACGACGTGGCGACGCGGGCGCTGCGCGCGCGCGAGTCGGGGAACACCCTCTTCCCCAGCGTCTGGAAGCATCTCGGAGCGACCGGCAAAGGCATCGTGGTCGCGATCCTCGACACGGGCGTCAACGACGAAGCCGACCCGACCACCGGCTACCCCGGTCACGAGTCGCTGCGCAACAAGTGGGTCGGCGGCGGCAACTTCTACTCCGGCAATCCGCAGCTCAACACGCCGATCGACGAGAGCATCAATCCGCGGCACGAGCTGGACCCCGAAGCGACCTATCACGGCACCCACGTCGCCGGGACGGCGCTCGGCAGCGGCGGACCGAATGGCATGCTGAACGGCACGGAGCCCGGCTTCAACGCCGGCCTCGCACCCGACGCGCGCCTGGTGGACTGCAAGGCGCTGAGCGACGCGGGCGTGGGGTATGGCTCGGCCGACGCGCTCGAATGGCTCATCTACCACAAGTTCGACACCTGGGGCCTGACCGGCGCCGACGCCGTCTATCGCGGCATCGACGTCGCCAATCTGTCGCTCGGAGGCCTCGACCCCTCGGACGGCAGCGACGCCGACTGCGCGGCGGTCAACGCCGCGCACAAGGCCGGCATCGTGGTGTGCGTCGCCTCGGGCAACGACGGCAACACCAGCTACATGCCCTCGCCGGCCGCGGCCGACTTCGCGCTCACCGTCGGCTCCTTCGCCGACGACAACACCATCACCCGCCTCGACGACTACGTCGCCGACTACAGCAACGAAGGGCCGCGCCTGGCCGACAGCGACGCGGACCATCTCGACGAGATGAAGCCCAACGTGATGGGAAGCGGCACGGGCATCAACTCGGCGCTGGGCGACCCCACCACCGACGGCAACGAGTATCACCACATCAACGGCACCAGCATGGCCACCCCGACGATCGCCGGCGTGGCCGCACTCGTGCTTTCGGCCAATCCCACGCTGTCCACCGACCAGGTGCGCCAGCTGATCATGGACACCGCGGACCATCGCCGCGACCGCGGGCAGCAGCCGCCGTCCGCCGCCGATCCGTTCGGCATCGATCCCAACTACCATCCGTCGTGGGGCTGGGGACAGGTCGACGCCTACGCCGCGGTCAAAGAGGCGCAGAACGCATCCTCCACCCAGATGATTCGCATGCAGGTGATCCCGCAGCGCGGTCCCGATGGCTTCCAAGTGAGCTGGGTGAGCCAGCGCGAGATCGGATTGTCGCGCTGGGAGCTGGACCGCGCACCCGACCAGAGCGGCGTGCCTGGTGCGTGGACGCTCCAACACACGATTCCGGTCGGCTCGCCGAGCGGCCAGATCCACGGGGCGGCCAATCGGCACGATTACGCCTACACCGATCTCGACGCCGGTCTCTCGGCTTCGAGCGACTACTGGTACCGCGTGCGCTGGGTGGACGTGAACGGCGCGTCGCACGCCGAGCCGCCGATGAAAGCTCGGATCATGGACAGCCCGGTGGTGGCGCGCGTCCAATACTCGTGGACGCACAACTACTCGGATGGCGATCTGTACGTGCGCTTCGGGAGCGGGACCAACACCCAGGCGCCCGCGTGGTTCCGTCAGGGCTTGGGCGCGCAGTCCGCCGACTCGGTGAAGATGGGAACGGGATCGCCGTTCCTCGGTACCGCTCAGCACTTCTTCCATGTCGACCTGACCCAGGACGACGTGGTGGGCGGATACCTGCCACCGGGCGCCGCGAATCCGTGGTTCCTGAGCGTCAAGGAGGGCGGGTATCTCAACACCAAGGGTTACGTGAACGCCTTCTCGGTCACCGTGTGGAACGGCGCCAGCTCCACCACCTACACCGCTCCGAATCCCATCACGTCGACCATCGAAGGCCAGGAGACCGTCTTCTGGATTCCGCTCGATCCGATCACCTCGCCCAACCACGCGCCGGTGCTCGCCCCGATCGGGGCGCGCACCGTGGGCGAGGGCCTCACGCTCACGTTCTTCGCCAGCGCGAACGATGCGGACGGACAGCCGCTCACCTACTCCGCGGCCACGCTGCCGCAAGGAGCGACGTTCAATCCCACGACGCGCCAGTTCAGCTGGACACCCAGTTTCGGCGCCATGGGGTCGTACACCGTGCGGTTCTCGGTCCAGGACAACGGGCTGCCGACACCCGCGAGCGACTTCGAGGACGTGCCGATCACGGTGTTCGACCGCAACCCCAATGACAACCTGCCGCCGACGCTCGATCCGCAGACCGATCGCCAGGGCGTGGCGGGTGAAGGCATGAGCTTCCGTCTCACCGGCCACGATCCGGAGGGCGCGGCGCTCACCTTCTCCGCCACCTCCCTCCCCTCGGGCGCATTGCTCGATCCCTCGACGGGCCTGTTCGCATGGACACCGGAAGCCAGCCAGGTCGGCATCCATCAGCTCACGTTCCGCGCCACCGACTCCGGATCGCTGTTCGACGAGGAGTCCGTGTTCCTCGTGGTCTCGGACCGCGGCGCTGCCGCTCCGCCGCCCCAGGCATGCACGGTGGGACAGACCTTCACCCAGTACGGTGTCGTGAATCAGGGCATCGACCCGATCTCGGTGAGCTACAGCTATCAATCGTTCGCGGTCGGCCGCAACGTGGGCAGCGCGGTCGGGCGGCTCTCCTGGTTCGGAGGCTCGACCCGCGACCTGGACTTCACGCTGCTCGACAGCGACTCGAACGCCGTCGGCGGATCGGCCAGCCTCGCGAACCCCGAGGTCATCCACACCGGCGAGCTGACGCCCGGCATTTACATCTGGCGCGTCATGGCGTTCACCAACCCGGATACGTGTCATTACTCGATCACCACCGAGCTGTGCACCTCGCCGATCACCACCGGCGTCCACGAGCCTTCGGGTTTGTCCTTCGCGCTGTCCCCGGCGGCGCCTAATCCATTCCGGACCGCGACCGCGATCGGCTTCTCATTGCCGAAGGCCGGCGACGTGGCCCTGCGCGTCTATGACGTCGCGGGCCGGTTGGTGCGCACCCTCCAGAACGGGGCGCTCGCCGCGGGAAGGCATGTGCGGGTCTGGGACGGGAGGACGAATGCGGGCGCCAGCGCGTCGCCCGGCGTTTACTTCAGCCGGCTCGAGTCCGGCGGCCGGGTGCAGAGCCACCGAGTCGTGATGTTGCGCTAG
- a CDS encoding BTAD domain-containing putative transcriptional regulator: MPLRAPSSSLPRTRRTRNATLPSGVETKLVRPNPGANVLDRPQLLETLIRNAEKPVTLVIADAGYGKTTTLAAYVRSLRRPVVWYSLMPSDADLVVFCRCLLAGIRREYPRFGRAFEQAVEEARPGGRSAEMLAGTLANQLAALRPPGVVVILDDYQEIAGHAPIGAFMATLLRQFPSGLRLIIASRTMPPLPLERLRAAGSVAEMDSEQLRLRREDLQRLFEEVYRRPLATSELDSLERISQGWPTAVHLIHESLRRSTDATIADVLADFRASDLGLHDYLSAEVFARLDLGTRHLLERTAPFERFDAELARRVAEQADVRPALAALARRGLLRSFGIGERTTFEWPELVRRFVRHEIESRTEGAAWAELEARAGAALAERGDLEPALRHYLAAGQRAEAAALLRTVAPGLLRQGRAAALRHYLGELPPELVREDVELGIALADAQQALGAWDEAETRYQDVLERCRAAPSPEADVRLLECRALLGLGKVGNLRGRHEQVLGMAERGLAMSQGLPIEVHARLLQMKAGAHFYLGQFQAAVRVLDQVRALLEGHDEPELVVPTIHNLAVAYAAQGRIREASDEFRYALAQVRGADSPRAPLYLSNLASLLTELGELSEARRAAEEGLVAAQRFSNRSQECVCHQALAQILAQGGDLEGALADLRHAEELNAELRMEVIAADLLVLRGRIFCARGEYRRGAEFLRQAIERGAGRADAPRLEVALAWCELRAGRVGTARDLLLAMAGRVDAGEDDLLRTRVNYWLGEARLALGETQDAERHLERALHLARERGYQHFLSTQAREEPGPLLAALARGIEPDLVAGALVEAGDSVESPLLELLPGASSAVGEAVIAVLAEVGGARAQTALEKLGRARRALQPACRAALRHIGARLSRGVAPGERAESVTRLLVFGRPRLEVDGRAIPAAAWRAQRAFQMLIYLALHPRGASRDDLLESFWPGRQAAAGRRNFHPTLSYVRHVLPKSATPILHEAGFYRLNPEYPLTCDAWDFERRMAEASAMRGAERRQALESAIELASGAFLDGLYVDWADTMQTRMRDRLEKALTDLGDLRARDGEYESALTAFRRAAELDGFREPTRLAVIECLLRLGNRRAAINEYEKLKETLRAELGVDPMPDTEESVRRLMAGKGRKEWPGETPALAAEDQGKEWVGGITQAPRKRPEGVSTP, encoded by the coding sequence ATGCCTTTGCGGGCGCCTTCCTCTTCGCTTCCGCGCACGCGCCGCACCCGCAACGCGACCCTCCCCAGCGGGGTCGAGACCAAGCTCGTGCGCCCCAATCCGGGCGCCAACGTTCTCGATCGCCCCCAGCTCCTCGAGACGCTGATCCGCAACGCGGAGAAGCCCGTCACCCTGGTGATCGCCGACGCCGGTTACGGCAAGACCACCACGCTCGCCGCCTACGTGCGGTCGCTGCGCCGTCCCGTCGTCTGGTATTCGCTGATGCCGTCCGACGCGGACCTGGTGGTGTTCTGCCGTTGCCTGCTGGCCGGCATCCGTCGCGAGTACCCGCGCTTCGGGCGCGCCTTCGAGCAGGCGGTGGAGGAGGCGCGGCCGGGTGGCCGCTCCGCCGAGATGCTCGCGGGCACGCTGGCCAACCAGCTCGCAGCGCTCCGACCCCCGGGCGTGGTCGTGATCCTCGACGACTACCAGGAGATCGCGGGCCATGCGCCGATCGGGGCTTTCATGGCCACGCTCCTGCGCCAATTCCCATCGGGCCTGCGGCTGATCATCGCTTCCCGGACCATGCCGCCGCTTCCGCTCGAGCGGCTGCGCGCCGCGGGCTCGGTGGCGGAGATGGACTCCGAGCAGCTCCGGCTGCGCCGCGAGGATCTGCAGCGCCTGTTCGAGGAGGTCTATCGCCGGCCGCTGGCCACCAGCGAGCTGGACTCGCTCGAGCGCATCTCGCAGGGCTGGCCCACGGCGGTCCATCTCATCCACGAATCGCTGCGCCGCTCCACCGATGCCACGATCGCCGACGTGCTGGCCGACTTCCGCGCGTCGGATCTCGGCCTCCACGACTACCTGTCGGCCGAGGTGTTCGCGCGGCTCGACCTAGGCACCCGTCATCTGCTCGAGCGCACCGCGCCGTTCGAGCGCTTCGACGCCGAGCTGGCGCGGCGCGTCGCCGAACAGGCGGACGTGCGGCCCGCGCTGGCGGCCCTCGCGCGCCGGGGATTGCTGCGATCGTTCGGCATCGGTGAGCGGACCACCTTCGAATGGCCCGAGCTCGTGCGTCGCTTCGTCCGCCACGAGATCGAGTCGCGCACCGAGGGCGCCGCGTGGGCCGAGCTCGAAGCGCGGGCCGGCGCGGCGCTGGCGGAGCGCGGGGACCTCGAGCCCGCGCTGCGCCACTACCTGGCGGCCGGCCAGCGGGCGGAGGCCGCGGCCTTGCTGCGCACCGTGGCTCCCGGACTCTTGCGCCAGGGCCGCGCCGCGGCGCTTCGCCACTATCTCGGCGAGCTGCCGCCGGAGCTGGTGCGCGAGGACGTGGAGCTCGGCATCGCGCTCGCCGACGCGCAGCAGGCGCTCGGCGCATGGGACGAGGCCGAGACCCGCTACCAGGACGTGCTCGAGCGCTGCCGCGCCGCGCCGTCTCCGGAAGCCGACGTGCGCCTGCTCGAATGTCGCGCGCTGCTCGGTCTCGGCAAGGTGGGCAATCTCCGCGGCCGCCACGAGCAGGTGCTCGGCATGGCCGAGCGCGGTCTCGCGATGTCCCAGGGCCTGCCGATCGAAGTGCATGCGCGGCTGCTGCAGATGAAGGCCGGGGCCCACTTCTATCTCGGGCAGTTCCAGGCGGCGGTGCGTGTGCTCGATCAGGTGCGGGCGCTGCTCGAAGGCCACGACGAGCCGGAGCTGGTGGTGCCCACGATCCACAACCTGGCGGTCGCCTATGCGGCGCAGGGGCGGATCCGCGAAGCCTCGGACGAATTCCGCTACGCGCTCGCCCAGGTGCGCGGCGCCGACTCTCCGCGCGCGCCGCTCTATCTCTCCAATCTGGCGTCCCTGCTCACCGAGCTCGGCGAGCTCTCCGAAGCGCGCCGCGCCGCGGAGGAAGGACTGGTCGCCGCGCAGCGCTTCTCCAACCGCTCTCAGGAATGCGTGTGCCATCAGGCGCTCGCCCAGATCCTGGCGCAGGGCGGAGATCTCGAAGGCGCGCTCGCCGATTTGCGGCATGCCGAGGAGCTGAACGCCGAGCTGCGCATGGAGGTGATCGCCGCCGATCTGCTGGTGCTGCGGGGCCGGATCTTCTGCGCGCGCGGCGAGTACCGGCGTGGCGCCGAATTCCTGCGCCAGGCCATCGAGCGCGGCGCGGGGCGAGCCGATGCGCCGCGTCTCGAAGTGGCGCTGGCGTGGTGCGAGCTGCGCGCCGGACGCGTGGGGACCGCGCGCGACCTGCTGCTGGCGATGGCCGGCCGGGTCGATGCGGGGGAGGACGATCTGCTTCGCACCCGGGTGAACTACTGGCTCGGCGAAGCCCGGCTCGCCCTCGGCGAGACGCAGGACGCCGAGCGCCACCTCGAGCGCGCGCTGCACCTGGCGCGCGAGCGCGGATACCAGCACTTCCTGAGCACGCAGGCCCGCGAAGAGCCGGGGCCGTTGCTGGCCGCGCTGGCCCGAGGGATCGAGCCCGACCTGGTTGCGGGAGCGCTGGTCGAAGCGGGTGATTCGGTGGAGTCTCCGCTGCTCGAGCTGCTGCCGGGCGCGTCGTCGGCGGTGGGCGAGGCGGTGATCGCGGTGCTGGCCGAGGTCGGCGGTGCCCGCGCCCAGACCGCGCTCGAGAAGCTGGGACGCGCGCGGCGCGCGCTGCAGCCGGCCTGCCGCGCCGCCCTCCGGCACATCGGCGCGCGGCTTTCGCGCGGCGTGGCACCCGGCGAGCGCGCCGAATCGGTGACACGTCTGCTGGTGTTCGGCCGGCCGCGGCTCGAGGTCGACGGCCGCGCCATTCCGGCCGCCGCGTGGCGCGCGCAGCGCGCGTTCCAGATGCTCATCTACCTCGCGCTGCATCCTCGCGGCGCCAGCCGCGACGATCTGCTCGAGAGCTTCTGGCCCGGACGACAGGCCGCCGCCGGACGGCGAAACTTCCACCCGACGCTGTCGTACGTGCGCCACGTGCTGCCCAAGTCGGCGACGCCGATCCTTCACGAGGCGGGCTTCTATCGCCTGAACCCCGAGTACCCGCTGACCTGTGACGCGTGGGACTTCGAGCGCCGAATGGCCGAGGCGAGTGCGATGCGCGGCGCCGAGCGGCGTCAGGCGCTGGAGAGTGCGATCGAGCTGGCGTCGGGCGCGTTCCTCGACGGGCTCTACGTCGACTGGGCAGACACCATGCAGACCCGCATGCGCGATCGGCTGGAGAAGGCGCTGACCGATCTCGGCGACCTGCGGGCGCGCGATGGCGAGTACGAGTCCGCGCTCACCGCGTTTCGTCGCGCCGCGGAGCTCGATGGCTTCCGCGAGCCCACGCGTCTTGCGGTCATCGAGTGCCTGCTGCGCCTCGGGAATCGGCGCGCCGCGATCAACGAATACGAGAAGCTCAAGGAGACGCTGCGTGCCGAGCTCGGCGTCGATCCCATGCCTGACACCGAGGAGTCGGTGCGCCGCCTGATGGCCGGCAAAGGCCGCAAGGAGTGGCCGGGGGAGACCCCGGCGCTGGCGGCGGAAGATCAAGGCAAGGAATGGGTTGGGGGAATCACTCAAGCCCCTCGCAAGCGCCCTGAGGGAGTCTCCACCCCATGA
- a CDS encoding S8 family serine peptidase — MSRRSGTSRWTWRAARTRWAFAWLSLGLITLAAPARSGPYIWDQDGDRVDDRVETVHVLGYAFAFEEGDTLARQRIDVTRVPGGLDFGVYVIFDHPITEADLTSLTLLGMPVLHRIEAVPAVRSVASFPQAQAAAALPGVERVEASPVLHLLLRDNAAAIAARDASERVFPTWSGAGGGGGEGVVVAILDTGINDAVEAGWPGHESVSGRFVGGASFLAADSTLDTGRNASVNPADHGGAVTAAHGTHVAGIVLGSGGTSGFARGLAPAARFVDVKVLNDAGVGTGLPEAIDWCIHNAQRNWGVPGYEGIDVINLSLSSPDVSDGNDIASRLAAEAVARGIVVVASMGNDGEVRVPSPAAGDGVLAIGALDAQRTGPDGDDVFATFSNRGPRASDGDGTTSDELKPDLLAPGVAVLAADGAQTTDGAQYRRATGTSMSAAMVSGAVACLRSTAPSLSPAAIATLLRETAWRGTAGLPSGATGSDPRWQAARGFGALDLYAAKLELETRDRSQIARLSLEPADTHIAVELRTQRERVASFDFERAPDVAGSPGAFAVIDAVAGVGDSSLADLTNRQPYTRTWSVPGNERGLPFWYRVAWTEGGVRYSSPARRVVSPIGPSAATIEVTIAHNAYDEDVDATIEVGATAGNPPALAWTLPGTAAAVSSDWVNGTSVTGNVAWTYRIEVPSGSANSWLPPSAAAPWWLRVTEGGFLNRSGRVMSYRLIHHASGGDAVYQGGPMPLSTIEGQTVGATVPGNAVGVGPGPQTSRTLRVGPNPARLGTRVEFIAGQGAGLEVEIFDLVGRRVARLPFAAGSGERRVSWMLRDQRGQSVRPGVYLARAAEGELVRLVILAP, encoded by the coding sequence ATGAGCCGCCGCTCTGGCACGTCGCGGTGGACCTGGCGGGCTGCGCGCACGCGTTGGGCGTTCGCGTGGCTGTCGCTCGGCCTGATCACGCTCGCCGCGCCGGCTCGGTCCGGTCCCTACATCTGGGACCAGGACGGCGATCGTGTGGACGATCGCGTCGAAACGGTCCACGTGCTCGGGTACGCGTTCGCGTTCGAAGAAGGGGACACTCTGGCGCGCCAGAGGATCGACGTGACTCGCGTACCCGGCGGGCTCGATTTCGGGGTCTACGTGATCTTCGACCACCCGATCACCGAGGCCGATCTCACGTCGCTCACCCTGCTCGGCATGCCGGTGCTGCATCGCATCGAGGCGGTTCCGGCGGTGCGGAGCGTGGCGAGCTTCCCTCAGGCTCAGGCCGCCGCGGCCTTGCCCGGCGTCGAGCGGGTGGAGGCCAGTCCGGTCCTGCACCTGCTGCTTCGCGACAACGCCGCCGCGATCGCCGCCCGCGACGCATCCGAGCGCGTCTTCCCGACCTGGTCGGGCGCCGGCGGCGGTGGGGGTGAAGGCGTGGTCGTCGCGATCCTGGACACCGGCATCAACGACGCGGTCGAGGCCGGCTGGCCCGGACACGAATCGGTGAGCGGACGCTTCGTCGGCGGCGCATCGTTCCTCGCCGCGGATTCCACGCTCGACACCGGACGAAACGCCAGCGTCAATCCGGCGGATCACGGGGGTGCAGTCACCGCCGCGCACGGCACGCACGTCGCAGGGATCGTGCTCGGCAGCGGCGGGACGTCGGGGTTCGCGCGCGGCTTAGCACCAGCGGCGCGGTTCGTGGACGTGAAGGTCCTGAACGATGCCGGCGTCGGCACCGGGCTTCCCGAAGCGATCGACTGGTGCATTCACAACGCGCAGCGCAACTGGGGCGTTCCCGGGTACGAGGGCATCGACGTCATCAACCTGTCGCTGTCGAGCCCGGATGTCAGCGACGGCAACGACATCGCTTCGCGGCTCGCCGCCGAAGCGGTGGCGCGCGGCATCGTCGTGGTGGCCTCGATGGGGAACGATGGCGAGGTGCGCGTCCCTTCGCCCGCCGCGGGGGACGGCGTGCTGGCGATCGGAGCGCTGGATGCTCAGCGCACGGGTCCGGACGGCGATGACGTCTTCGCGACGTTCAGCAATCGCGGCCCGCGGGCGAGCGACGGCGATGGCACCACCAGCGATGAGCTGAAGCCCGACCTGCTGGCGCCCGGCGTCGCGGTGCTCGCGGCGGACGGCGCGCAGACCACCGATGGGGCGCAATACCGGCGAGCGACCGGCACGTCGATGTCGGCGGCCATGGTGAGCGGCGCCGTCGCCTGCCTGCGCTCCACGGCGCCCAGCCTGTCGCCGGCGGCGATCGCGACGCTGCTGCGCGAGACCGCGTGGCGTGGTACGGCGGGGCTCCCCTCCGGCGCCACCGGATCCGATCCGCGCTGGCAGGCGGCGCGAGGGTTCGGAGCGCTCGATCTCTACGCCGCCAAGCTGGAGCTCGAGACCCGCGACCGCTCGCAGATCGCGCGGCTCTCGCTCGAGCCGGCCGACACCCACATCGCGGTCGAGCTCCGAACCCAGCGCGAGCGCGTCGCGTCCTTCGACTTCGAGCGCGCGCCGGACGTCGCCGGCAGCCCCGGCGCCTTCGCCGTGATCGATGCCGTGGCGGGTGTCGGTGACAGCAGCCTGGCCGACCTCACGAACCGCCAGCCCTACACCCGCACCTGGAGCGTGCCGGGGAACGAGCGCGGGCTTCCTTTCTGGTACCGCGTGGCGTGGACCGAAGGCGGAGTCCGCTACTCGTCCCCGGCTCGTCGCGTCGTCAGTCCGATCGGTCCGAGCGCCGCGACGATCGAGGTGACGATCGCTCACAACGCCTATGACGAGGACGTGGACGCCACGATCGAGGTCGGAGCGACGGCCGGCAATCCGCCTGCGCTCGCGTGGACGCTTCCGGGGACGGCCGCTGCCGTGTCGAGCGACTGGGTGAACGGCACCTCGGTCACGGGCAACGTGGCGTGGACCTACCGCATCGAAGTTCCTTCCGGATCGGCCAATTCCTGGCTGCCTCCTTCGGCGGCGGCGCCCTGGTGGCTGCGTGTCACCGAAGGCGGATTCCTCAATCGCAGCGGCCGGGTGATGAGCTATCGGCTGATCCACCACGCCAGCGGAGGCGACGCCGTGTACCAGGGCGGCCCGATGCCTCTGTCGACGATCGAAGGTCAGACCGTCGGGGCGACCGTGCCCGGGAACGCCGTCGGTGTGGGGCCCGGCCCGCAGACCTCGCGCACCCTGCGCGTGGGACCGAATCCGGCGCGACTCGGCACGCGTGTCGAGTTCATCGCCGGCCAGGGCGCGGGTCTAGAGGTCGAGATCTTCGATCTCGTGGGCCGGCGGGTGGCGCGCCTTCCATTCGCGGCCGGGAGCGGCGAGCGCCGCGTCTCATGGATGCTGCGGGATCAGCGAGGTCAATCGGTGCGTCCGGGCGTCTATCTGGCGCGTGCGGCCGAGGGCGAGCTCGTCCGGTTGGTCATCCTCGCGCCCTGA